One window from the genome of Musa acuminata AAA Group cultivar baxijiao chromosome BXJ1-4, Cavendish_Baxijiao_AAA, whole genome shotgun sequence encodes:
- the LOC135662615 gene encoding uncharacterized protein At1g28695-like, translating into MLLLPSSQYSEKNRRHIWSAQVPPMDLATSGAASARESSKAVVVGRRTGITACSLLLLSLLIYACPGPPELFSSTAFPVLQHPFDARKSVERDELGIALEGTSMKNKTLIIAILNKAYIGENGMLDLFLLSLHQGENTEFLINYLLLVAVDELAFNRCKALQLHCYHLVSEDVSFSKEAFYMSGNFIKMMWRRTQFLREVLRRGYSFIFTDMDILWLRNPLTRLNGGEDLQISCDNYNGQPFNATSNLINTGFYFISSNSRTIALFNRWYGAMNSSSGMKDQDVLLKMNFDGVFEQLDMKVRYLDTDYFSGFCQKSKDFRKVITVHANCCIGSNAKLIDLRAFLEAWKIHNGTSNASWPKHKSCLLAKNRKLILV; encoded by the exons ATGCTGCTGCTGCCTTCGTCGCAGTACTCAGAGAAGAACAGGCGGCACATCTGGTCGGCTCAGGTCCCCCCCATGGATCTGGCAACCAGTGGAGCAGCCTCTGCGCGCGAGTCATCCAAGGCCGTCGTCGTCGGCCGCAGGACGGGTATCACGGCCTGCTCTCTGCTTCTGCTCTCGCTGCTCATCTACGCCTGCCCGGGGCCACCCGAGCTGTTCTCGTCGACGGCGTTCCCTGTTCTCCAACACCCATTCGATGCG AGAAAAAGCGTCGAACGAGATGAATTGGGCATCGCCTTGGAGGGAACTTCGATGAAGAATAAGACACTAATAATTGCCATTTTAAATAAAGCATACATTGGTGAAAATGGCATGTTGGATCTCTTCCTGCTGAGCTTGCACCAAGGGGAAAACACTGAGTTCTTGATCAATTACCTCCTCCTCGTAGCAGTTGATGAACTAGCCTTCAATCGATGTAAAGCATTACAACTTCACTGCTATCATCTTGTCTCTGAGGATGTTAGTTTCTCCAAGGAGGCCTTTTACATGTCTGGTAACTTTATCAAGATGATGTGGAGAAGAACTCAATTCCTTAGAGAAGTCCTGAGGCGTGGATATAGCTTCATCTTCACG GACATGGATATACTCTGGCTAAGGAACCCATTAACAAGATTGAATGGTGGAGAGGACCTGCAGATAAGTTGTGACAATTACAACGGTCAGCCATTCAACGCTacctccaacttaatcaacaccggattttattttatttcatccAACAGCAGGACTATAGCTTTGTTTAATCGGTGGTATGGTGCGATGAACAGTTCATCAGGCATGAAAGATCAGGATGTATTGCTTAAGATGAACTTTGATGGTGTCTTTGAACAACTGGACATGAAAGTGAGGTACTTAGACACCGATTACTTCAGCGGGTTCTGCCAGAAAAGCAAGGACTTCAGAAAAGTGATCACCGTTCATGCAAACTGTTGCATCGGCTCAAATGCGAAGCTCATCGACCTAAGAGCCTTCTTGGAAGCCTGGAAGATTCACAATGGCACATCAAATGCTTCTTGGCCTAAACACAAGTCATGTTTGCTAGCAAAGAACAGAAAGCTGATCCTTGTATGA